A single Gammaproteobacteria bacterium DNA region contains:
- a CDS encoding sulfurtransferase, translated as LGLSRMYRDDIEQIDAGMLLYDAFYRWARDATDESHDWPQPDKRG; from the coding sequence CGCTCGGATTATCGCGCATGTATCGCGATGACATCGAGCAAATCGACGCCGGCATGTTGCTTTATGATGCGTTCTACCGTTGGGCGCGAGACGCTACCGACGAGTCGCACGACTGGCCGCAACCCGACAAGCGGGGCTAA